A window of the Chryseobacterium arthrosphaerae genome harbors these coding sequences:
- a CDS encoding NHLP leader peptide family RiPP precursor: MKLTKNQEALQKAVVEAWENAEFKKQLLSNPVEAIESLTGEKFEIPAGKEFVIVDSNDDSKIYFNFPTKESIMEVELTDEQLEAVAGGANCSVGDLRTLTIIDSCFCTGDTILSNN, encoded by the coding sequence ATGAAACTAACTAAAAACCAAGAAGCGTTACAAAAAGCAGTTGTTGAAGCATGGGAAAATGCTGAATTCAAAAAACAATTATTATCTAATCCTGTTGAAGCGATTGAATCTCTTACAGGTGAGAAGTTTGAAATTCCTGCAGGAAAAGAATTTGTAATCGTAGATTCAAATGACGACTCTAAAATCTACTTTAATTTTCCTACTAAAGAATCGATTATGGAGGTTGAGCTTACAGATGAGCAGCTGGAGGCTGTGGCGGGAGGTGCCAATTGCAGCGTAGGAGATCTTAGAACCCTTACTATTATTGATTCTTGTTTTTGCACCGGAGATACAATATTATCAAATAACTAA
- a CDS encoding NHLP leader peptide family RiPP precursor: MEDKKEQIIQTIISKAWEDAEFRKELLSNPVETIEKLAGVVVILPEGKELVIVDQTDKSKVYVNIPAEPEIDNLELTEDQLEIIAGGGQMIWKDLVNSIFPALKDCIKLN; encoded by the coding sequence ATGGAAGATAAAAAAGAACAAATAATACAAACAATTATATCTAAAGCCTGGGAAGATGCAGAATTTAGAAAAGAATTACTTTCAAATCCAGTAGAAACGATAGAGAAGCTGGCAGGTGTAGTAGTGATTTTACCAGAGGGGAAAGAGTTGGTAATTGTTGATCAGACTGATAAGTCCAAAGTGTATGTCAATATACCTGCTGAGCCGGAAATTGATAATTTAGAACTGACAGAAGATCAATTGGAAATCATCGCCGGGGGAGGACAAATGATATGGAAGGATTTGGTAAATTCTATATTTCCAGCATTAAAAGATTGCATAAAACTAAACTAA